taaaatggaGTTTAAGTGGATAAATATAATAGcataaacaattcaatatttaTAATGAACCATACGATTCGGCCATCGCGGCTTTTGAGACGGACGACGCTGCTGCTGCGGTCATCCCTGCCAACATGAGGCCCCGCCTCGTGTTGGTGGTCTCTGCCACTGCCTTCTCCAAATCCATGGAGGCCCTCACCGCCAGCTGGCTGCGACGGGTGGTGGCCATGGCTGGCTTTGCGGCGACGGCGCCACCAAAGAACGAGGTGGTCATGGTCATGGATGAAGCCATTGGGAATTGATAGGTATTTTAGAATTGtgtatgtgtttgtgtgttgaTTTTGTGATTAAATGTTCATGTTATATATAGAAGTTGGGTAACGGGGTTTAATGCAAAGGTGATCCGTTTATTCTATCCGGAAAAGTGAGGTGGCTCCAGTTGTTTTGTGCCACGTGTAATGGAATAATAATTGATGCTCTTCATTGGTGGTTAGGGTTTATATGCGAAATTGTCTCTACTCAATTTTTGTATCACATTTTTTGTTGCGATTAATGCACCCTTTTTGAAATTGCGTCTACATTTCTCAGGTACTAACAAGGAGAGGTTTATGTGTTTGGGGATGTATGTTTTAAAAGAAGTCTCATTTACAAATTATAGATTGTGTATGATATTTTATTGAATTCTCCTTCTGCTTATGAAGGTTAAGTTATAAATGTTTAGTAGGTTACTTGGACTGAAAATAGAATGAAAGAGCAAATGAAGTAGATAAGCAAGtcatagtaaagtaaaagacagGATAAAGATAAAGTAAACGAGATTAAATGTATTGAATTTTGCGAGAATTAACTTAACGCAATGGAATGTAACTATTCAATTTTAATGAGGTAGATGAATCATTTAATTTAAGATAATTGTGtgaaataatatactccctccgtttatTCTATCGAAAGTGTGGTGGCTCCAGCTGTTTGTGCCACGTGTGATGGTATAGCAAAATTTGATTTTCTCATTTGTCATGGTAGGATTTTTTGGAAATTGTCTTCTATTCTATTTTTGTATGGATATACACCTTTTGTCACACGTTTTTGTTGTGATTAATACACAAGTGTTGGAGTCAGCATGCAGACTCGCTTCCTACATATTCTTACCAAAAAAAGGTACATTTAAAAAAGGAAGgttttttctttaaaagaagggaaaattttcaacaacttttctcttacttttttttcctctcttttactaataatatggaccccacattccacttacactacttctcttttatttttttccccttctctcttactttactaattccacattaaaacccgtgtcattcacaatgtgtcctatttttcgtgaaaggagggagtatatactattACATACAAATGTGATTAATTGTTTTTGTTATATCTGAAAGTTGGATGCTGTGGTTTCAATATATTATGCAAATGTGATCCATTTATCCTATCCAGAAAACTGAGGTTGCTCCAATTGTTTCGTGCCACGTGTGATGGTATATCAAAGTTGGAAAAAATAATTGGTGTCCCTGATTTGGTATGTTGGGATTTTGTTAGGCCTCGAGGTAGCCTAACGTTTGCGTGGGACTGGAAGAGACTATAGACTGTCTTGAGATTTAACTATTCCTAACTTGCAATATAGGCTGAATTTGAAAATCATGGAAGAGAAGAACGGAAATCAAATAATGAATGATATTATATCTCAATGAATTAATTCTTAGGaattgtatttatagaatttcaACCATATGTGAATCAaccagagaaaaaaaataatactcctataaatCTAATCTACGACTCAAATAATATCTTGCAAATAAAAATCGAGAGATAtggtaaaaaataataataagattaCAATGACCATAATCTCTATTTAGAGCTATAATCTTTGTATCGACCAGGTCTCGATGTGATACGCTTGGGGCGTGCATGGGCTGAGGCGTGGTCTTATCGAGCCCTGCTCGGGTTGTGTTCCTTGCTCTACCTCAGGCAGCTGGGATGtatcgtggacggagggagtatatcgaAGCAGACCTGTTGATCTCTTCTTGGTTTCCAAATCACCAAATTATTCACTCTCTTCGATTAGAAGAAACTTAAGTTCCATAAGCCTCGCTCTTCGTGCTTCCCACCGTGAACCCCGAAAGGCATAGGATCGTAGTTTCAAGGCCTCTGAGAAATGGCAAAGAGTCAATGACATCCATGTATTCCCATGGAAAACCCTTATTTCCCATATTCTAGTGGTATATCTTTTTGTATCTAGACAAATTATAAATACGAGTGGAGTATAtttgataaaaattaaaaataaagatataaaatatttttatcattctttTATTACGGTTTATTCgatctctctcttcctctcaaAGAAAAACGCATTCctgctttctctcttcaaaTAATTCTCTGATATATTTTCTAATTAATAATGCAAATGAAAACGAagaaaccctagttgaggtgctaaAGTTTCAAGGATGAACCCGAGGCATATTATGTCCCAAGAAAAGAAGCGAAGAAGGGGAATAtaatttataatgaaaaaaacTATCTCCAAATTATTACAATAAAAGACCTTATACAGAGACTAGGAAAAGTGCTAAACACTAGAGATAGTTTTTTCACACACTTTAATTATTGATACACTTTAGCATTCTGTTGCTTTTAGGACTCCGTCGGCACCTTATCAGGAAAAGCTAGCTAAGAAGTGGGTTCGAAGGAAGTGAGATATATGGACGTAGGCCTGTCCTGGATGGTGACACCTGCGATGTACTTCTTGGGGCTTGGGTTTAAATCTTCCCCAACCGAGATCACGAAAGTGTAAAGAACTCCTTCTTCTCAGCCTTCAACACAGACCCAAAAGTCAAGAGCTGCACATCCTGCAGTTTGCCTGCTGACGACACCAGAATCTGATTGTTGTATTCCGACACTGCGAATTTTGCAAGTGTAATGATGTCCCATCACCAAATAAAAAGGATTCTTTTAAAGATTAGTTcatagataaaaataaagagtAAAATAAATGATTCAATATTTCAATCTTTATACTCCCTACTGTCACTATTAAATGTctaatattttcttatttggaCAGTTTCGATTAATATctaatttcacttttactattttattaagTGGACCTCACATTTCAATAacttattttgttaatttttttcacTACATTTCTTTATAAAGTCAGAATAATTTATTAGACATCTATTGAGaccggagggagtaatactctTAGGTATTGTAACGCAAATAGGGGCATACACTGGTAAAATGCCGGATAATGAGGCTTTTGCGACTTTTGTGACGGACGACGCTGCTGCTGCGGCCACCCCGGCCAACACGAGGCCCATCTCGTGTTGCCGCTCTCTGCCACCGACTTCTCCGAGTCCATGGATGCCCTCACCGCCAGCTGGCTGCGACGGGTGGTGGCCGTGGCCGGCTTCGCAGCGACGGGGCCACCAAAGAAGGATGCGGTCATGGTCATGGATGATGCCATGGGGAATATTGGAGAAGTAAAATTCCAAGAAACCGTCGAATAAGGAAAGACGATGATAAAGGGAAATATCTTTTATTGACGAAAAAAGTACTGTATCTCCACGTTAAATTACAATAAAGGCCTTATAAAGAGGCTAGGAAAAGTACTAAACAGTGGAGATAGTTTTTTGACACACATTAATAACTGATAAAGTTGAGCATTCTGTTGCTTTTATGACTTTAACGGCAGCTTATAAGCGGAATCTATTGATAAAGTATATGGGAAGTAAGTGAGCTGGAGGGATGTAGGTGCGGCCTGGGAGAAAACAATGGGCTCGTAGTTGTTGGATACGCCGCGTTCGTCCCTCGCGGTGATCCCCAGCCCGTAATTCACACCAGCGACCACCTGCGTTTCAACACTGAACACAGACTCCAAAGTCAATCACGCCTTGTTCTGTTTGTTGTATTCCGACACCGCGAATGTCGCCACTTGAAAATACTCCCGTGCACTTGGATCCTTCATCGGCGTATACCCGCCGCCTCTCCTACTCATCACTAAATTATTTTTAAGATTAGTTTAGatggataataataataataataataataataatataaacaaTTCGATATTTATAATGAACCATACTGGTCAGCTGCCATCGCGGCTTTTGCGACGGATGATGGCCATGCCTGCCAACACGAGGCCCCGCCTCGTGTTGGTGGTCTCTGCGGCTGCCGCCACCACCTTCTCCAAGTCCATCGAGGCCCTCACCGCAAGCTGGCTGTTGTGACGGGTGGTGGCTGTGGCCGGCTTAGTGGCGACGGCGCCACCAAAGAAGATGGTGGTCATGGTCATGGATGAAGCCATTGGGAATTGATGATTGTGTTGTGTGAATGTGTTTGTGTGCGTTGATTTTGTGATTAATTGTTTACTATTTAACTCTTATATATAGAAGTTGGGAGTTACGGTGGTGAGAGTTGGCCAAGCGATATGCCTGGGTCAAAGGTCTCAGGTTCATGTCCTCCGTGGAGcgacctttaaatttatatgtgtTGGGgatcggtggtgcacacccaaACTCCACATTACTATGATATAAAGGTCTCAGGTTCATGTCCTCCTTGTAGcgacctttaaatttatatatgttggggatcggtggtgcacacccaaACTCCACATTACTATGATATTTTCCGCTTTGGGCAAAACCCTCATGGTTCTGCCCTTGGGgtactcccaaaaggcctcatactaatggagttggggcaACTCttatatatgcttgcaactcttgttccctctccgatgtgggatatggtttgctctCCCACAATATATTATGTTcatttaatcataaaaaaaatgaagttgaGAGCTAGGGTTTCATGTAAAAGTGTCATTTATTCTATCCGGAATTGTGAGGTGGCACCAGTTGTTTTGTGCCAGCGTGTGATAGAATATCTATGTTGGATTAGAGATTGGTTTTCCTCATTTGTTATGATATGatttttttgtgaaattgtCTTCTACTCAATTTTTgtaagaatgaaaaaaaaaattgtaagaaTGTACTACACCTTTTGTAACACGTTTTTTGTTGCGATTAATTCATGATTGGCATGCAAACCCGCTTTACATTATTTAGGAATTGTAGATTGTCCATAATATTTTGTAGGAGTATTTTTCTTCTGCCAATATTTCTTTAATTTGTAGTATGAAAATTAAGGACCAAATGTTTAGTGGGTTTATTGGAGTGAAAATAGAATGAATTAGAGGGAAGGAAATAGATAAGTAAGAGATATTTCATCTGGTTCCTACTTTCTCTGGTCCATAGTAGTGGAGGTGTTTTCTTTTCGTCACGtcatttaagaaaaattggATTGAATGAATtaagtaaaggaagaataaagtaggaaatgaaaaaaggtagaaagatgaagagctaataaaataagagatggtaaaaagtaaatgaaaaGAAATGTATTAACTTTtactgaaaatgaaaataactaCTACAATAGAATGTAccaaaaaatgactcaactactatagaacgaaaggagtattaattattctatttttactGGTGAAGGTTcttaaaattatttaactttgttAAGAAAGGTGAAATGTAAAAGTTGGTGAAATATAGttcaaatttttatataaaatgatgCTAAATGACTATTAATTTATTAGGACTATTATACCCTTCGATTtaaaatacactttttattaactactgtatttattttaatatagaaGTTGGGTGATGGGGTTTCATGCAAATGTGATCCTTTTATATTCAATCCGGAGAGGTGGCTCTAGTTGGTTTTTGCCACGTGTGATGGtaagattaaataatttttcCTCATTTATTATGGACGTGGGGCTTATTTGATTTTTTCGTGAAATTGTCTCTACTCAATTTTTGTTTGGATATACACTTTTTGTAACACGTTTTTTTGCTGTGATTAATGCACCTTTTTTGAAAATGTGTCTACATTCTCACGTACTCACTAGGAGTGATTTATGTGTGTGGGGAAATTGAATCCACTTATATTTAATAAAAGAAGTTCTATgacatataaattataaattttctttgatatttttattgtaTTATCCTTCTGGCCATATAGTTTTTGAGTACGAACATTAAGGAATAAATTTTTTGTGGGTTGATTAGAGtgaaaataaatgaaagaaGGAATTAAATAGACAAGTAAAGAGATAATTGAAGCaaatgtaaagtaagagaaagaataaaatgaaaGACGGAATTGGGTTTTCTTTGATTGTTCCTTCCCGGGTCGTATTAAGAGAGTCGGGGTTAGGATTCTATAAATCCTAGAATTCCATAGTCTTTAAGTCATTGAGAAATGCTAAAGTAGTAGAACATTTTCTAATTCATGATTCTCTCCTTCTTCTCATTTCAGAAACTTTCAATACCATAGTTTGCTTAGGAAACGAAGGTGCTCTCGAGTGCTAACTCGAGGCATATCTTTTATTGATGAAAAAAGTATctccaaattaaattacaaataaaaggCCTTACGTAGAGGCTAGGAAAAGTACTAAACGGTGGAGATTAGTTTTTTGACACACTTTAATAGTAACTGATAATACATGAGCATTCTGTTGCTTTTAGGATTCCGCCGGCACCTTCTATTGAAGAAGTGTGTTGAAGGAAGTGAGCTGTAGGGATGTTGGCGCAGCCTGGGAATAAACAATGGCCTCGTATTTGTTGGTTACGCGGCGTTCATCCCTCGCGGTGAGCACCAGCTTGTAATTCACACCAGCCACCACCTGCGTCTCAACCTTTAACACAGACTCCAAAGTCAAGGCCTCATTAATCCGTTTGTTTTGTTCCGACACCGCGAATGTCGCCAGTATAAAATACTCCCGTGCACTTGGATCCTTCACCGGCGTATACCCGCCGGGAATCCTACCAAtcaccaaattcaaaaaagtggAGTATGTTTTTAAGGTTTGTTTAGATGGATATAAATTACTAGtataaacaattcaatatttaTAATCAAACATACAGTTCGGCAGCCGTCGCGGCTTTTGCTACTGACGACGCTGCTGCCGCGGCCATCCCTGCCAACACGAGGCCCCGCCTCGTGTTGGTTGTCTcggccgccaccgccaccgccttctcCCAGTCCATCGAGGCCCTCACCGCCAGCTGGCTGCGACAGGTGGTGACCGTGGCCGGCTTCGTGGCGAGGGCGCCACCAAAGAACGAGGTGGTCATGGTCATGGATGATGCCATTGGAATTGATGATAGGTAATTTAATTAGAAGTGTgtatgtgtttatgtgtgttgaTTTTGTCATTAACTGTTTAATATATATGGAAGTTTGGGGCTAGGGTTTCATGCAAAAGTGTACTATTCATTTATTCTATCCAGAAATGTGAGGTGGCTCTACTTGGTTTGTGGCACGTGTGATAGAATATCTAAGTTGGATTAACGATTGGTTTTCCTCATTTGTTATGGTGGGATATTTTTTGTGATATTGTCTTCTACTCTATTTTTTGTAAGGATATACACCTGTTGTAAAACGTTTTTTTGTTGTGTTTGATACATGAGTGGCATGCACACCCGCTTGCAACATCCTCACGTTTGTCTTCACTCAATTTTTGTACTCcatatagtatatttttattttaaaatgttgaGTTGGTTAATTGGAGTGAAAAATAGAATCGAATAGGGAATGAAATATAtaagtacttcctccgtcccaagacAGATGACTTCTTTcttgggcggcacgggattttatgcacTTTTATTTAGTAagttaggtggagagaataaagtagagataaaagggtttctatttttagtaatgagttattttgaatgagacaaactaaaaaggaaaataagtcATTTTAAATGAGAAGAATGAATATTAGATAATAAAGTGAAGGAATAAGAGAAGGAATATAGTAAACGAAATTAAATGCAATGAATATTGCCTAACGTTGTAGGGCTTACGTTCTCTTATGATTCAACTATTCCTAACTTGCAATATAGACTGAATTCGAAAATTATGGAAGAGAAGAAACAAAAACCttagttgaggtgctagggtTTGGAAGAAGAACCGTGAATGAGAAAACTACTCCCGACCGCGAATGTCGCCACTTGAAAATACTCCCGTGCACTTGGATCCTTCACCGGCGTCTACCCGCCTCCTTTCCTACTGATCACCAAATTATTTTTAAGATTAGTTTTggatataaataatactctccCTATCCCTTATAATTTGTCAACATTTGACTCGGCACGCGTGTTAAGAAATTTAgtagaaaatgagttgaaaaagttagtagaatgtggatcctacttttgtACTCcattttagttttataataaaatgtgaatagaaatgagttagtggaatgtgagtccactaccaaaaatgatgaaagtgaaaggtgacaaatttgtaacgacggacgaaaatggaaataagtgacaaattttcagggacgaagggagtagtataatactccctcggttccctcatagttgaggcgaaacttttcagtaCAGTTTCAGAAGGGATGTTGAGTGTGCTAAATAAAtagggaaaaaagtagagaaaataaaataaaaaatgaatataatagaGAGAATAAGGTAAAAGAGAGTAAGTAttattatatatgaaaatgactcaattatgagggaactttctaaaatggaaaaatgactgaccTATAAGGGAAAGGGAACAGAAAGAGTAatataaacaattcaatatttaTAATGAACCATACGTGTCAGTGGTTGCGGCTTTTGCGACAGATGATGCTGCTACTGCGGCTATCCCTGCCAACACGAGGCCCCGCCTCGTGTTGATGTTCTCtgccgccaccgccacctcctTCTCCAAGTCCATCAAGGCCCTCACCAAAGAAGGAGGTGGTCATGGTCATGGATAATGCCATTGGGAATTTATAGGTAGTGTACAATGAGACATTTTTGGCCTTTGAGATTTTCTTTCAAGTAGTGATCACTTATTTCTTCATTTCCTTCAGTAGGAGTTATTCCACACAGTTGAGCTAGAACGCCTCGTTTAATTTGACTGGTCGGTTGAGGTACTCTGTCTACAGTAACCCATGCGCGACACTCATATTTGCTCTGAATTTCTGCATCTTCATAAATTTGGATTGCAAGAGCGGTCTTTCCAACGCCTGCCATTCCATAAAGCATGTACTGTACACACGGCTCATAAGTTGGATTTTGAGTTGGTCTGATAATCCGTCATTTCTCTGGTATGGTAATGGAATGGAGGTTGTGGAGATATATGTGAATTGTAAGTATTTCTGTTGA
This sequence is a window from Salvia splendens isolate huo1 chromosome 14, SspV2, whole genome shotgun sequence. Protein-coding genes within it:
- the LOC121765404 gene encoding cysteine proteinase inhibitor 1-like, coding for MASSMTMTTSFFGGALATKPATVTTCRSQLAVRASMDWEKAVAVAAETTNTRRGLVLAGMAAAAASSVAKAATAAELIPGGYTPVKDPSAREYFILATFAVSEQNKRINEALTLESVLKVETQVVAGVNYKLVLTARDERRVTNKYEAIVYSQAAPTSLQLTSFNTLLQ